Genomic segment of Catharus ustulatus isolate bCatUst1 unplaced genomic scaffold, bCatUst1.pri.v2 scaffold_73_arrow_ctg1, whole genome shotgun sequence:
TTGTTCCCTTTTGACCTGGAGAAGGGGCTTAAAAGGAGGTGCTGGATTTCGAGTGTTTGCAGGAGAATCCAAACACAGGCATAAGCTGCCAGTTTGTGAAGAGGCAGAAATTGGCTGCTTTGAAGCACTCAGCTGGTTTCCTAGTTCATTTCCATGCTGCAATAACCAGTTCCATGACTGAACTGCAGAATGTTTTTAACAAACCAAAGTCCTGGCTTTGTGAACACTTTCAAGTAGGTGCAGCCAGAAgcttcttttcagaaattatgAACAAGCTGAAGTAATAATGGAGACAGTTCCACTAGCCCACAGCAAGTGCACCACTGATCTAGAGACAGACTCCTCGTCTGGAGCGTGGATTGCGGGACAGACTGTCCagcatgaaaaacaaagcatccTTGCAGAAGCTAATACTTGAATTGACAGGGAGGCTTCATGCAGCACAGATGGAACACCACTCACTGCACCTACAACTTGCAGAATTCACATGGAATTTCAGTAAGATGAGAAAAAGAAGCTGACAAAGCCCAGAGCCTGTGAGAACAATTAAACATGCTTCAGCAAAAATTCATCACCCATGAGAGGTTTGACAGTGTAGGAGGATTAAATAATGCAGACGTTGGAAGCATCAGGCACAATCACTTTTGAATGAACAGGAGCAACAGCTACAggagtgaaagaaaaaactgGAGTTGCACCCAGTGAAGCAGCAGATCAAAGCCAAGTCTTCCATGAAACTCTAAAAGAAGACACATAGAGAACATCTGGCCATGGACTAGACCTGACAACTTCTCctgacagaaggaaagagaagacaaCTGTGGGAAGGGCTGCATTTTATAACTCAATCTTTATTTCAGACACCCAAACTTAAACCTCACTTTGCTGTGATTTGTCCATGGAGTTAGTTTGTTGTCTTACTCtctactttattattttatttgttctaAAATCACAACTTTGTGCATTAAAATCTCTCGGAAATaataatgaacaaataaaacaacacacaaCATACCCTCCATCCCccctttatttcttttggcaCAATAGATTTTAAATGACTACATGACACAGAATTAGCAAAACCACAGCTGAAAGCCATTTACAGAGATCAAGTCACAAATGAGAAATGAAGTTTTGAGACATATCCCAGACAGTGTGAAATGTTATGGAGTTTTTATCTCTTGCAATTAAAACCTTCAGTCTTAAGGATATATCCCAGGTATCCTGATGGATGTGTGCTGTAAGACAAAACCTGAAAGAAGCTCAGGATACCGTGGCTGGTGCCAGCAAAGAGTTAAATCATCTGCATGCTAAGTGTGCAGACAGCGAGAATTTAACAGGAACTTTAAAAAGAGAGTTACAGAAAGTACAGCAGTGCTCAGAGGAGAAGAAAGTGCTTTTCCAGGATCCTGTAGGGTGGGGTTTATTCAGTTGTTGTTGGACATCCACGCTCCCATCGGGGGCTCGAAATCTCTCGGTTCAAGAGGTTTCACGAGAACCTTTCCCTAAGCCTGACTCCCTCCTGATGGAGGGAAATGTGCTCCTTTGGTGCAGAGAGCGCCCTGCTTTGAATTCTGTCCACAGACATTCCAAACTTTCTGGCTGTTTGTTCCTCTCTCTGGCCGAAGAGTGCGCTGTGCTGAGGATTCGCACATCTCAGTCTGGCTTTGGTGTCAGGGGCTCCTTTGAGTGTCCTGCACTTTTATTTGACTGTCGGGAGCCCTCCAGCCTTAGGAGATGTCTGGGAGGCCGGAGAGAGCAGCGGGAGCCCCGGCAGAGCCCCGCGCTGGGTTCGGGCCATTGTGGCATCACCGTGCGCGTCCGTGGCAACCGTGGAATCGCCGCCTCCGGCTCCGCGTTTGTCCCGGCTGGTCCCGGCACTCCAGGTCCTGCCCTGCCGGGAGCCGCTGCCCTCCGACCGTCCCATCCGgtcctgctggaggaggagcagcctcgcagcagctccaggcaccgGCGGCACTGTCCGGTGAGTTCTGTGCTTTCACTGCGCCTTTGGGACTCGCTCCAGGCTTTGCCGGCTTGAAGTGAGTGCGGTTAGATTTTTTCAGATCACGTTTAGATTTATTCTTGAGTGGTGTCTGTCACCTTCCAGTGTCGTGGGACCTTCCAATGTCTTGTTGTCACCTTCTGCTATCCCCGGTTTCTGCTCcgagccctgtccagcctgatcttggacacttccagggatgggacagccacagctgctctgaacaacctgtgccagggcctcagcaccctcaatgaggagaatttcttcctcatatctaGTCTAAATCAGTGGCCTGTTCTGAAGTATTCAGCATATATTCAGACGTTTGCAGGAAGAAACTGACACAAGTTTTTAATGACACATCAAACATAATTCCCCAAGCAAAAGCTTCCTCTGCTGTTTCATTTAATTATGGAACTCCCACAAGCTGCTCCATggcactggaatttttttttccctaggtgAAATAGTCTGCTTTTTGAATTTATCCCTTTGTGTGCTAGGAAGGTATTGATACCTATTTTCACAGAGGAATATTGCATATTCAAAATCTTTAGCATTGCCAGGTGACACtattcagatttaatttttacttttcctctgTGTGACTTTAGAGTAATTTAAAGAAGTTTTGCCATTTCAGAATGATGTGGATatgacagaaaacattttgattcTGTTATGAAAcaagtttgttggttttgttttaggtttttttgctgttcattATGAGACTTTGGTGTAAGCTGCAATAATAAACTCATGTTActaaaaacttaattttttagTTCTCAGGGCTACATCTCAATGAAAAATTCTGTGCTATTTGTGAAAGAGTTAGCAGCCTTCAGCATAGCAAGTATTCTATTAGACAGGCAACCTTGTTTATTTAATCTACTTAAAAAATCCTCGTGCTATCATTTATCACCTTTAGAATTGTTTTGAAGAGAAGCAGAGTTTGCAATCTGCTTAGGAGAACGTTGCTCAGTCTACACAAacataacatttttttattgGTATTCTGAAAACTCTGAGAGTGGATATTCTgctatatatgtatttatttatttacaatgTTCAGGCTTGGAGGACTAGCAAtacaattctttttttaaagccaaTGTCAACTTTCAATTGTGATAATTACTCAAGTGACATGGTGGTAACTGTTCATGAGTGGTTAaaaaaaactgaatattttaatgagttgaaaaataaagtaaagcATGTCTTTGCTAGAGGCCTTAGTGGTTTTATGTTATAGAACAGACTCATTGTTGATGGTCAACAAGTAATAGTACATATGGCTAATTATGTTCTTAATTCCCCGCAGTTTATAGACTTAACAAACTGTGTTTTCACCACCATTGTCTTCAGAAAACCGGTGAGGTCCAGTTCTGGATTGTTAGGTCTAGCAgttatttcctgcttttgtgGCTTATTTAATTTCTAGATGCCTGAAATGATGCAATTCAGGCTGAGG
This window contains:
- the LOC117011514 gene encoding uncharacterized protein LOC117011514; translation: MCAVRQNLKEAQDTVAGASKELNHLHAKCADSENLTGTLKRELQKVQQCSEEKKVLFQDPVGWGLFSCCWTSTLPSGARNLSVQEVSREPFPKPDSLLMEGNVLLWCRERPALNSVHRHSKLSGCLFLSLAEECAVLRIRTSQSGFGVRGSFECPALLFDCREPSSLRRCLGGRREQREPRQSPALGSGHCGITVRVRGNRGIAASGSAFVPAGPGTPGPALPGAAALRPSHPVLLEEEQPRSSSRHRRHCPIRQ